The Anas acuta chromosome 12, bAnaAcu1.1, whole genome shotgun sequence sequence TGACCTGCTTTTCTAATTCTCTTTTATACAGCTGAATACAGACTGGAACAAGTACGATGACAGGTTAATGAAAGCAGCTGAAAGGGGTGATGTGGAAAAGGTTTCATCAATCCTTGCCAAAAAAGGAGTCTGTCCTACTAAGCTGGATGTCGAAGGGAGGTCTGCGTAAGTAACTTCCAGTTCTGCAGTGGTGGTGGGGAAGCTGGTGGAAGTAGCTCCATTCCCAggtcttgctgctgctgtaaaaaCTGCTAGGTCTATAAATCTATGTGACACACGCTAGGAGATTCTAGCCTCATCTAGGCTAGTCTTGCATAAGCTTTTAATCAGGAATTgaacaaagaaaattacataGCTCTTACGCTGAAGTGgagaatggaaaaaaggaagCCTTTTTGAACAGAAATCTGAACTGAGGGTTGATCTGGGAATATAAAGGTCTAGCAGTGGGGATGGGCTTGAAGTATGTAATCTAGCCATCTTTGGCAGAGGTATATAGTTAAATTCCTGATCTTTTTCTGTGTAGATGACTTATTCATGCAAATCAACAGGGATTGCCCCCAATTAATAGGAAGAAATACCGCCAAGCACTCCTACTTTGTTTATTTGAAGCATTCTGAAATACTAAATTTTGCCAATCTGTAGTTGATATTTTTAGAGCAATTAAAACTCAATTTAAGAAGGCTACTGTAGGCAGTGTTCTTTAACAGACTAGCTTGATTAATATCTAAAATAAGCACAGTCAAGagtaaagataaataaattcaCTAGATGATGAACTCAGCCATAATCTGTAGTAGTGTTCAAATGCTTTGAATGAAGTGTTATTAGAACTACCAGATGTAATGAGAGTTGTGTGGCAGGCTAAATTTCACCTTCCCAAGCTCCTGGTTCTTTAGAACATATTACATTAGTTACCCCTAATGCTTTTGTAAAACAGACTCGAGCTATTGACTTCTGACCTGCCtttcttctcatcttttctGCTGCGATGTTGAATGTTCTGACAGTTACTTTGAAATGACACATATAGGAATACTTGGCAGGGTGGCATATGTCTTGCAAACTGCTGACGACTTAgcttatttgcattttcagcaCTGGGGATCTATTCTTGTCTCTTCTAAATCCAGAGATAGCTTggcataaaataaatgttttaaagcttGGTGTTACGTTTGTCTGGTTCTGGAAGTTAAGAGTGACTCTGAGTACTGACAGGTACAGCTTGCAATGACAGGGGTACAAGGAAGATgaactttcctttttccttcgTTACTTAAAAGCTCAATAGCCACCTGGATTACAGTGGTTCTGAAAATGTTTGGTGTGATCCCACTCATCATAGCTAGTTTCTGAAAGGTGCTTTTTTTGAGGTGCTGCACCCATCCCCAGCCGCCATGGAATGCCAGATAGCTCAAATGTCAATTTCTCACAAAGAGCCTTTACTTCAGCAAGAGCATACATTTAAATACTCATACCCAAATGGGGGGAAAGAAAGGCAAGTGTAGGTATTCTACTTGAGTCAATGATTCCAGGTAAATATTGACTACTTCTCAGGAAAGTTGTATTGTTCCTTAAAGTGAAATCTGCAGAACCAGATTTGGACATTGTACAAAGTTGAGTTTGTACGGtataatgctttgaaaatacaatGATTTGCTTTGACTTTCCTGGTTAATACCGCTGTTTTTGTGTATGAAACAGTTGTgcttaaagttttttttctgtgtttagatTCCATGTTGTAGCGTCAAAGGGAAACCTAGACTGTTTGAACACCATCCTTATTCACGGAGTTGATATCACAGCCACTGATGCTGCAGGTATGCTTCATCTCGTCAAATGTTCAGGTGCAACTTGCAGAAGTTCCCAGCTCAGTTTTCACTTTGGTTTAGGGTTAAGCTAAGCTGCAGGGTAgatctccttcctttctttagTGTTTCCTGGGgttggcaaaacaaaacaaacacgcTTAACTGTATGGTCTATTTCAGCCAGGCTGTATCTGCTTGAGAAGAACAGTGTGAGAGctgttttaaatgaatgtattaatttaaatatcaaGTGTGTTACACTGAGTGTTGGTAAGTACTGCACACAATGGGGCTATGACTTCAGTGGTATGGAAGGTGTTTGTGCACCTGTGTTGAGCCCTCAAAACTTCAGAGCACCTCTCTGCTACCTTCTTAGTTTGCATACGTGATATCAAAGTTTATGCAAAGATGTTGTGCAACAGGCAGTTAAAATGGGTGCTAATTTTGCCTCAGATTGTTCATCTCACAATTTAACTTGGTAAATGAATATTCTCTTGTTTCCAGcttcattacagaaataatCTAGCCTCCTTCCATatgacagatttctttttaagaacttTTATACCATTTCTCACTATTCATGAATTCTTGGATGCagtttcccttaaaaaaaaaaaataaaataaaactcactGTTTATCAAATAGCAAAGTGTATGCAAGAGAGATGACAGCTACAAAACTGACAGAAATGTCCCTCCTCACCTCCCTCTAAAAAATGCATGTTCAAAATAGATCCCGAATTGACGTTGATATTTCTTTTTAGGTAGAAACGCATTGCACCTAGCTGCAAAATATGGACACGCTTTATGTCTGCAAAAGCTGTTGCAGGTACTGAAAGATATAACTTGTCCTTTGTTACGGTTTTTATTCTTTGGGTGGAGTGTGAGGGAAGGTGCTCTTAAATATACTGGTTTGAAATTGGGATACTTTAAATGCAATCTGAAGCCTATTTGATAACCCAAGTTACTTACTTTAACAGTACAATTGTCCAACTGAAAATGTGGATCTTCAAGGAAGAACTGCTCTTCATGATGCAGGTagaaggttttgcttttctggtgACTGTAATATGAAGTCTTTAACGATAACTCTCAGATGTgcctaattatttttaacttcccCTGCTATATGTTGTAATGACACTTGTCCTCAATAACAAGCTTGTTAACAGACTTAGAGGATGTAGGTCTATAATTCTCTTCTGATGCCTGTGAATTGTCTAGTAAAATCTTAAGTATCATGAAGAGTGTTCTAGAGCCATGATGTTAGTAAGTTAACTTCACTCTGTGGATTTTGTGAATCTTCATTATGCTGTGCAGTGTCTTAAAGTAGTGTCTGAGTTTACGTGTGCCTTCGGGACTGCTGTAAGAGAGCAAGTCACGTAGCCTTCTCATGCTTTAACTTGCATGAATTTTTGTGAAGCCAGTGCAGTGCTTAGAGTTTCATGAAGGTGCTGTTCAGCAATATAAcctgctttttcctccttctcttgaAAGCTATGTCAGACTGTTCCTCCAGCATACAGCTCCTGTGTGATCATGGGGCCTCAGTGAATGCAAAAGATGGAGTAAGTTGTTGCTTAGACCTCTCTCCCATACAAGCCCTACCGGAGCTCttgtgctttctttgcttcccctgcctttccttatttccttccctctttccctcttcagGATGGGAGGACACCGCTGGTGCTGGCCACTCAGATGTGTCGTCCCACAGTTTGTCAGCTTCTAATAGACAGAGGAGCAGATGTTAATGCCAGGGACAAACAAAACAGGTAAGGCATGCAGAGGGTTGTCAGAATGCTTGCACACAGTTAAAGGGTAGAAGGCTGTCCGTTAGCTTTCAGgctacagaaaaatgttaaattcagcaggaaaaaactCTGACCTGGGACTTAGTCCAGAAGTAATGTTACAATTCAATAATTCAGACAAAATTGGCTTTTCttattgctttttcttgcaCCTAAAATACCTGTAGACTTGTGTGGAAAGtattgcatgctgctgccagcagggaaaTGGTGGTTGGCTGCTCTAAAGATTTCTGTCCACAGCTGCAACTTGCTCTCTTTGGGATCCATATGTAAAACGGGTCATGACAGAACTGTGGTACTTGAGTCTCACTGGGGCTTCCAAGGGACCTGAGGGTCCAGAACTGTTTTATTCATTATACATAGAGGAGTGGGTGGGGGGACTTTCTAACTGAGCTACTCCTGCCTGTTATTTCTTGGAGGACGGCTGCCTGGTGGTCAGTGGACATGAGGCTGCTGTGAGACAGAGCACAGGCACTTGCGTTGCATGTCCTGAAGCTGGCAAGTGTGTGTTTGGGAGGCAGTGCCAGGGCTCCCAAGCACTCACTCAaactttgtctttattttttgtcttgtgTGTGTTGTGTCTATTGATGTTTGTATGTAAGTAGAGTAAGCCAAAAATCGCATGAGATTTCTAAACAGCTGGGTGGTGCTCTCAGAGGCAGCAGGCTTATGCTGGGCTTCAGGGAAGTGCTGCTGTTagtgttgttttgctttttgacaaatatttaaaCGTTGgctaaatgacttttaaaatgtagtcTCCTCTCTTGAGAGAGGAAATGTTCCTTCACTCAGCTTTCCATGATCAGAGATAAGTGTACAAAGGGTTTATATCTGTGAGTGCTCCTTTGAAAGCACACGATCCCAGCGTCTCTGAATGCAATCTTTCTCCCCATCCTCAGGACTGCCCTAATGTTAGGCTGTGAATATGGCTGCAAGGACGCGGTAGAAGTTTTGCTCAAAAATGGTGCAGATGTTAGTTTGGTCGATGGCCTTGGTCATGACTGTGCTTACTATGCCAGAATCGGTGACAATATTGACATTTTGACTTTAATAAAAGCTGCCATTGAGGATTCCGGCAAAGGTATGAAGAACACGCTGTTACTGCTTGCTATTACTCCTTCATTTGGGTTGTGTCTTCCCAAAGTTATGTCTTTGTGTGGCTGTGGGATGGCTGTAGTCCTTTAAACCAAAAGGTGATACCCACCCTGCATAGGAGGGAAAAGAAGGGTtatgtttctttgcttgtgtttagtaaaactttttaaagttaatgCAGGCTGTGACATCATGAGATAAAGGGTATTAGTGTTAATGAGTCCGGCATTGCAGTATTCATCAGAGTTCAGCCTTATTTTTAGGACAAGCTTTGCTTGTATTTgtgaaatgctttcattttttattagttGGGGGGGAAGGGATGGTAGGAGGGGGAAAATTACTGTTTCTTGAAATGTCCTTCCAAGAAAGAAACATAAGTGGATTAACTAGGTATGCCTTGCTTGAATCtgaatgaaatgctttttttttttttttaacttcctatttcatgttgctttttatttttaggaagagATACCATGAAGAAAGGGCAGTCTGAACAAAAGGTAAGTCTTATTGAGTTGTGTTTTAACTGACCCAACAACATTTTTCAAGGTGTTCTTAACTCAAATGTTGGGTGTATATTGCAGAAAGGTTGCAGATTTGTGGTGTAaatcttactgatttttttatgaTCTTTGGTACTGTGAAATAATCAGCTTTGTTTGCTGACGTGTAAAGGTGATTAATGAGTAAAACTGTCTTTTGTCAGCTACATCCCTAGGAAATTTGTACTTGTTTCCCATCCCTAGGAAACTTGTACTCTCTACATGTTGCAGTTGTATGAAACTGAAAGAGGTGAGGTGTAAGCTGTTCACTCTCGACTGCCAAAATTCAGCACACAGCTGGTACTGTTGAGAGAGCGGCTAATACTGCACAGGGATGCAAAACTGATTCAGTATTTTTGAGTTGACTTCAAACGTAGCATGGAAGATTCCATCTATAATTAGATGGTGTTTGTATTtctatatgaaaaatattttatttgcatatttgggGTTTGAGCTTTGACAAGCATCCTGTTTTCTGTCTGGACGAGGTTGTGGGTGGTCTACTTATTGAGAAGCGGTCTGTCGAAGTTTGAATGCTCAGTGATATTGCCCCCCAGTGGAAGCTGAAAAGGGAGTTGTGAGAGCAGCCTACTGTCCCCAGAAATGGATGTTGTCAGACTgcaacaggaataaaaattaaCGCTTTGAATGTTGCAATAACAGATGTCTAATATGTCACAAAAGTGGAATCGGCTGCATGCACAGGAGGAGGTGAATGTCAGGCTGTATCAGAAGGAACATAACGCTCAGGTAAGCAAGAAGGATTTCTACAACTACATATTCCCACGTGCATAATGAACCAGGCATATTAAAGACAAGATGTGATTGTAAATAAGCATTAGCAATTCCATGAAGAAAGGTCACAGATATTGCTGTTTACTTAAAACTTAATTGTGTGAGTATGTAAAGTGGCAATTATGCAGATAAGCTATAAAgttttgcaagaaaataaaaatttgtatAATGAATACTTGGGAGCCTCTTCACGTCACCCCTTCCCATCTCTTAATCTTGTGTCTACTGTGTCACAAAACACGAAGGTGTAACATTCTCAGGAGATATGGGCTTGTattccttaaaaataacttgTATTATAATTGTTCTATTAActggtatttgtttttttgtcatcttACTGTGTCAATACAGTTCTCAAACAGGTAAGTAAAACTAAGCTGTGGGGAACAAACCATGGAGAAATTGAgactttcattttgaaatcctTTGTCTTAAAAGAATAAGGATCTCTAAATGAAACCTGTCTGCTTTGAGCTGAAGTGGTTACCTCAGGTGGTTATCTAGCAGTGGTTAAACAGCCTTTGTTTGGATGTAAACGCTGGACTGATTGAAGGCCCAAGACCATGGTATAGTTCTGATGTGTTGGATTCATATGCATTACCAGGGTGAGTCTTGGGGTTGCTGAAACACTTGTCCACTTAAAGGTTGCTGCACTTCATGCCAGTGAGGTTTTTTCATTACAGCTTTGGCTGTGGTGGTTGGGTTTCAGGGACTGTTTTAGTACTAGTTACTTTTACATGTTAGCAGACAGTAGGGAAGCAGCCTCTTTAGTGCTGTCCTAAATTCATTAGCTTTCCTCATGCGAGTATAGtgtatttattgctttattttgttgcttttttttttttttttttaaggaattggAGTTAGAAAATCAAGATTTGAAGGATAGAATGAGAGAAGTTCAAGAGGAGCAAAGGATGTTGCTGGATAGAATTAGTGGGCTACAACTACAATTAAATGAGGTAAACTCAGTATTCACTGCtttactgtaaatatttctaTGTGTTGCTGTCATTTTGTTCTGCAACGGCCTGCAGTCTGTAGTAATACTCAACATGTGAGGAGATATTACAGATTCATCCACTGATCCTCATAAAGTTGAGCAATAGCATTTATAGCTATAGTTAATGTAATTGGAACCATGAGGTATTCTGGTGTATTGTAATTTGGAAAGTAAACTTAATCTGCCATTTAAATGTAGGTGTTGTGTACAGGTACTTATAGCCACTGCTTATTTTCCAGTTGTTAGTTTAAGTGGAAAATGAGTGAAAACTCTTCAGTTGGCAAAAGTGGGTGGGGAAAGGGTTTTCAATATAGGATCACTCTCTGAAATTTGAATTCCCATTTCATACCAGCCACCTCCCCTCAACCAAACCATTCCTCCTGTTTACTATTCACACtcaaaaatcagcattttttaactgaaaaactcTTCCACCTCAATGGCATATGGTCTAGATAACTGAAAAGGTGTTCTATTTGCTTAGTATGTATGTCATGAGATACTGTTTTGACAAAcgtctttattttttcctgttggcaGAGGTTAGGTGGTAAATGTGAGGGGAACAGTGTATCAGAAGCATGTAGTATTAGAAACTGGGATAGACTCATCAACTAATAAACTGTGTATAAGCCCcttgaaaacattattttaaaaatgatttgtggggggatttttgttatttttgcagGAGCAAATGTTTGCAGATGATCTTGAAATTGAGGTATGATTATATCACCTTAAAGTGTAAGAGAACTGTGAAATAGGGGAAATGTATATTGCATTTaagaaatagtatttaaaaCTATAGAGAAAAGCGATGTATAAATGCTAAACAAAGTATCTAGTAATATGTTCTCAGTTCATACAGCTGTATAGCATTTGTAATACTGCAACTAATATATTCTAATTCCTATCTCACCTCTAAAACAGACTTAATGTTGTAAGTATCTGTTTAAGTAGTGACTTTCATCAATGCAAGGCTAATAAATGTGGAGTCTAGTTTATTCTCATGATGTTGGTACATGTTCCCTTGACTCTTTCTTTGAGACTGTCCTTGTAGATGAGCAGCTTTGTAGAagaattttaaagtgaaaaattcAAGGATTTTTTCAATGCTGATTTTGGTTGAAGTTCTCCCTAAACTACTTTTTTAAAGTTGCTTAAGATTTTATGAATCTGGTCATTCCTGTGGCCTTGGCTATTTGGcactttttattctctttcagAAAGATGAATTGAAGAAAATCCTAGCTACcaaggaaaaacagcaggaagaaagctTAAGAACTATCGAAGCTCTGAAAGCTAAACTGAAATATTATGAAGTACGTTAACTGATTTGAAATGTAGTAAGATGCTTGATATTTACTGTAATAAATACTTAAAGAACTTAAAATTGTTGAAAGGGTTATCTAATTTGAAAAGCTTTCTTTGCTCTTTGATCCATAGcttaaatatggaaaaaatttgatgtaagctttattttttgtatttcccATTGTTTGCTTTTAGGTTGACTTTGTGACATCTGGAAGTAACTTTGGAAATAGTAAGTATAGTTCTTAAATTTGCTATGCGTGATGCAGTGTTAGAAAAcaaagtgtgtgtgtttttttttttcccttttcctgttgttttaaCTATAGACAAACATAATGTGATTTTCCACACTGTAGACCTCAgaaggcaggcagctgggccCAGTTGTGTTTGTACCTGAGTTCTAGGGCATTATTGATCACTCTCACTCACAAGTGATTGTGGTCTCGTGAAATCTGGGTTGTAACTCTGGTATGTCTTCTAAGAGCATGAAAAACAAGCTAAGCAAGGTCTCTGCTCCAGAGCCTTTCCATTCTGCATTAACAGTGCTCTGGCTCATGTCTGTGAATTGCTTCTGCTGAACACGAAAGCTATGGGCATCGTGAGGGCTTGCTGTAGGCAAGTTGAAGCACAACTTTAAATGCAGTACCTCAACCTACACTTCTGCTAGAAATAATTCCATTTCCAGAAACTGAAGTCTTTTACATTTAACTCTGAATACTTAATTACCAACCTACATAGCACAGTTGCATTGAAGAGAATAAAACTAGGAAGGAAAAACATAGCTCTTGTGATTTGtgttactgtttttaaacagactAAATgctatttgctttgaaaatacaggaaaagaagaTTTATTACTTAAGCAAGGTCAAGTGTTTGCTGTGGAGTCACaggtaataaatattttctctaagcAAAGTTCTAAGGTAGTTATGCTTGGGAAGGCTAAATATGCTCGTAAATGCATGTATATTAACCTGTTTCTGAATACAAAATTTTATATACTAGGCTTGCTATGTTTTTTTAACTGGTGGTGCCCTCTAGAGTTATGTTTGTGAAATGGCTTTAAGTGCTGTGAGGATATCAGTACTGAATGGCTTGTAATGGGCATTTTTAAACTGAATCAGCACATTGCTGGGTTAGCAGTCACACTTCCAAGTATAACTGGTTTTTCATCTCCATaactttttcctgctttaaattCAGTTACAGTTCATAAGACTTTATTTTCCTGCCAACTTAATAATTTCCTGCCAATTTTGTTTGCTGATAGCTAGCAGCCTTCAAAAATCACCCAGCCAAAGACCCAAACCCTGTCCACAATAAGTGGCTTTAAGCTAATCGTGTCAGGAAGTGACCTGAAAGTAGTAAGTACTTGCAGCACAACTGAGTTCCCCAGAGCAGGTCTGTGCCATGTAATGAGCATAGTGCCTGGTAGCAAAGTGATGGTTGGCAGTGAAAGCCTCGTAGCAGAACAGCaaaagttcttattttttttagatatcCTTTATTGGACAGAGAATAAAATGACTGTTTTCTTCAGACATTTCTGAGAGGAGGTCCTGTTAACCATGACATACTCAGTCTCTTCCAATTcctttttactgttgttttcgTGTGCTTGAGGGAGGGGACACTCTTACTAAATTCAATTTCTTTGAGCAGATGTATGATTAAATATGAATaatgagggaaaataaaacGAATGTACTGTAGCTGCATGTTAATGTCAGTAGTGTCTGatgactgggaaaaaataactaGAATTATAATCAATTTTTATTGTTGAAAgctgaaatatgtattttatagtGTGGGCAGGAATAGAatagtgtatttaaaaaaaagctctgaaaattTTATGCTCATATCAGCATAGATATAAAGTAGTTATGAATTTGACAATGCACATGTGCATGACTTGGGAAAAAAGCGTGTATCTACTTTTGTGCCAATTTATCTTCAGTCTAGGTCTATGCTGAGACCCCTGGAGCTGTCCCTGCCTAACCAATCATCCAGTTCAGAGAAGgaaactttaaagaaagaacTTGACAACATGAGGACCTGCTATGGTgcagcaaaagaagaaataaacaaattgcAGAGAGAACTGTCTCACAAGGTATCTGAATGTAAAGCTTTGGCATCAGAATGTGAAAGAACCAAGGAAGAATCTGACGGACAGATAAAACAACTGGAAGATGCTTTAAAAGATGTACAGAAGAGAATGTTTGACTCGGAAGGCAAAGTTAAGCAAATGCAGACCCACTTTCTTGCTCTGAAGGATCACTTGACTAACGAAGCTGCTTCGGGAAACAGTAAGCTAACAGAGGAGCTGAAGGATCagttgaaagaaatgaaaacaaagtatgAAGGAGCCTCTGCTGAAGTGGGTAAACTAAGGAACCAGATTAAGCAGAATGAATTGCTAGTGGCAGAATttaagagagatgaaggaaggCTGGTAGAAGAGAATAAAAGGTTGCAGAAGGAACTTGTTAAGTTGGAGATGGAGCgagataaaaagggaaaaaatgtcatgGAGTTGGAAGGACAGCtcaaagaaacagcagcaaagttAGCCCACTCTGTAACTTCAGAGAAGTTTGAAAACATGAAGAGTTTGTTATCAAATGAAGTAAATGAGAAAGCAAGGAAGTTAACAGAGATGGAAGGAGAGCATGAAAAACTGCAGGCAGAGATTCGCCTTCTAAAGAAGGAATCTGAGAGTCAGAAAGCTAAACTTGCTCAGCATATAAAGCCAGAAGACCATGAGCAAATGAGGAGTGGATTTGAGCAAAAAAGCAAGGAACTTGGGAAAACAATTTCTGAATTATCACAGAAGAATCAAGCGCTGCAGAAGGAACTTGAAAGTTTTCAGGTTGATAACAAGATGCTTAAGCAACAAATCCAAgtgttaaaaactgaaataaaaagccaGAATGTGCCTTTAAAAATCCATGAAGAATtgaaaaaaacaagtgatgTGACTGTTGGTGATCTGAccaaaaagctttttgaaataACTAAAAAGTacaatgaaagcaaagcagaagctgaaaagttaCTGGTGGAGAAGAACAACTTAAGTGAGAACATCAGCCACTTCCAAGCTGTGTACCTGTCTCCAGAGCAGCACAAAAAAGAAGTGGAAGCTCTAAAATCTAGTGGTATTGAACTTGAACGTCAGCTTGCtgagcttcagaaaaaatatgatgatgaacaagaaaaaatgtgcaaaCTAGTGTCTGAAAACACAGTCATAAGAGAGACTCTCAGGGATCAGTACATTTTAGCTACAACACATGAAGAGattaaaacagttttgaatAACACACTAGAAGAGACTAATAGGGAGCTGTCAGATCTGAAGGGAAAAACTGAAGAGATAAAGCGAGAATTTGTGAGGGTAAATGAAGAAAACGGAACCTTGAAAAATAAGGTGAAACTTTTACAGAATCAATTACAAACTGAGTATATAAGCTTAAAAGATCATGAAGCCAAAGTGActactttaaataaaagcatgcaggaacttcaggaaaacaatgCTGCAATAATGGCTGAATATAAGAGGGGTCAAGAAGAAATCTTACAGTTACACGCAGAAATTGAAGCCCAGAAGAAGGAACTTGACACAATTCAGGAATGCATTAAATCGAGATATGCCCCAGTTGCCTCCTTTGAAGACCGAGAACAAAGCTTTGAAGCTACAGTGAAAGAATTAAAAGCGCAGTTGCAGGAACAGGCGCAGAAGTGCAGAGAAAGTGAGGAGGAAAACATGAAGTACAAACAGGAGAACGAAAAGCtcaaaaatggcattttgtccatccaaaatGACTTGCAACAGAACTATATCCTCGCCGAGAAATCCCATgaattggaaaaaatgtttgcaagcaAAATGGAGGAGCTGAATGAGCAACTGAGAGAATTGCTGCAGAAATACACAGGCAACAAAGATGAGAAAGGTGAGCTGCAGGAGAGTGCCAAGCAGA is a genomic window containing:
- the UACA gene encoding uveal autoantigen with coiled-coil domains and ankyrin repeats, whose amino-acid sequence is MKSLKSRLRKHEAVIAGSTLNTDWNKYDDRLMKAAERGDVEKVSSILAKKGVCPTKLDVEGRSAFHVVASKGNLDCLNTILIHGVDITATDAAGRNALHLAAKYGHALCLQKLLQYNCPTENVDLQGRTALHDAAMSDCSSSIQLLCDHGASVNAKDGDGRTPLVLATQMCRPTVCQLLIDRGADVNARDKQNRTALMLGCEYGCKDAVEVLLKNGADVSLVDGLGHDCAYYARIGDNIDILTLIKAAIEDSGKGRDTMKKGQSEQKMSNMSQKWNRLHAQEEVNVRLYQKEHNAQELELENQDLKDRMREVQEEQRMLLDRISGLQLQLNEEQMFADDLEIEKDELKKILATKEKQQEESLRTIEALKAKLKYYEVDFVTSGSNFGNRKEDLLLKQGQVFAVESQSRSMLRPLELSLPNQSSSSEKETLKKELDNMRTCYGAAKEEINKLQRELSHKVSECKALASECERTKEESDGQIKQLEDALKDVQKRMFDSEGKVKQMQTHFLALKDHLTNEAASGNSKLTEELKDQLKEMKTKYEGASAEVGKLRNQIKQNELLVAEFKRDEGRLVEENKRLQKELVKLEMERDKKGKNVMELEGQLKETAAKLAHSVTSEKFENMKSLLSNEVNEKARKLTEMEGEHEKLQAEIRLLKKESESQKAKLAQHIKPEDHEQMRSGFEQKSKELGKTISELSQKNQALQKELESFQVDNKMLKQQIQVLKTEIKSQNVPLKIHEELKKTSDVTVGDLTKKLFEITKKYNESKAEAEKLLVEKNNLSENISHFQAVYLSPEQHKKEVEALKSSGIELERQLAELQKKYDDEQEKMCKLVSENTVIRETLRDQYILATTHEEIKTVLNNTLEETNRELSDLKGKTEEIKREFVRVNEENGTLKNKVKLLQNQLQTEYISLKDHEAKVTTLNKSMQELQENNAAIMAEYKRGQEEILQLHAEIEAQKKELDTIQECIKSRYAPVASFEDREQSFEATVKELKAQLQEQAQKCRESEEENMKYKQENEKLKNGILSIQNDLQQNYILAEKSHELEKMFASKMEELNEQLRELLQKYTGNKDEKGELQESAKQNTPLQAPVEGQHLSVEQIEALKKALGHTIEDLKEALRSKKECYDKETLKVGELQQELLDLKKSSISLVEYTQMKEMLEQEIKAAKDSLKEKEGENQVKNEEIQKLQAEIQLNRQALTDLESKDVIDMAEYKSMKSTLEAQINSIAGDLSCVNKKYEEACEEALQAKKNELSLKDEKELLQLRSCSIEQEIKDQKERCDKSLMTIIDLQKRIQESAKQVEAKDNKITELLNDVERLKQALNGLSQLTYTSGIPSKRQNQQVEMLQNQVKTLQQQLADAKRQHQEVVSVYRTHLLSAVQGHMDEDVQAALLQIIRMRQGLVC